A part of Mycolicibacterium sp. TUM20985 genomic DNA contains:
- the ileS gene encoding isoleucine--tRNA ligase — translation MTAYPRPASGSPSFPDLELDVLDYWDRDDTFRASIEQREGAPEYVFYDGPPFANGLPHYGHLLTGYVKDIVPRYQTMRGHKVERRFGWDTHGLPAELEAQRQLGITEKAQIEELGIDEFNEACRASVMKYSEEWRDYVTRQARWVDFDNDYKTLDLGFMESVLWAFKQLWEKGLAYEGNRVLPYCWNDETPLSSHELRMDDDVYQNRQDPAVTVGFRITAEGALAGAHLLVWTTTPWTLPSNQAVAVNPEVTYVLVEGSDGTRYVLAEPRLSAYARELGESPTVLDSYPGRDLLGLRYLPPFSYFMDSPNAFRVLPGDFVTTEDGTGIVHMAPAYGEDDKATADAADIEAVTPVDSKGRFDATVPDYTGQLVFDANPQIIRDLKNQSGPAAANGAILLRHETYDHSYPHCWRCRNPLIYRAVSSWFIKVTAFRDRMVELNQQITWYPEHVKDGQFGKWLSNARDWSISRNRYWGSPIPVWKSDDPTYPRVDVYGSLDELERDFGVRPEDLHRPYIDELTRPNPDDPTGTSTMRRIEDVFDVWFDSGSMPYAQVHYPFENVDWFEGHNPADFIVEYIGQTRGWFYLLHVLATALFDRPAFRTCVSHGIVLGSDGQKMSKSLRNYPDVTEVFDRDGSDAMRWFLMASPILRGGNLVVTEQGIREGVRQVLLPFWNAYSFLALYAPEKGTWRTDSTNVLDRYILAKLSVLRDDLTTSLDVCDISVACEQLRQFTDALTNWYVRRSRSRFWDEDRDAIDTLHTVLEVTARLAAPLLPLIAEVIWRGITDGRSVHLTDWPTAAELPADPDLVTAMDQVRDVCSVASSVRKAKKLRVRLPLPKLTVAVETPRALEPFVDLIADELNVKTVELTDDIDAYGRFELAVNAKVAGPRLGKDVQAAIKAVKAGEGVVNADGTLTAGPATLQPAEYTSKLVAAEPEWTAALPEGAGLVVLDGTLTPELEAEGWAKDRIRELQDLRKSTGLDVSDRITVTMSVPPERRDWATAHADLIAGEILATAFEFGEPVDGADIGDGVRVSIVKV, via the coding sequence GTGACGGCGTACCCCCGACCGGCGAGTGGCTCGCCGAGTTTTCCCGACCTCGAGCTCGACGTCCTGGACTACTGGGACCGCGATGACACGTTCCGCGCCAGTATCGAGCAACGTGAGGGTGCGCCGGAGTACGTCTTCTATGACGGGCCGCCGTTCGCGAACGGGCTGCCGCACTACGGTCATCTCCTGACCGGTTACGTCAAGGACATCGTCCCGCGCTACCAGACGATGCGCGGCCACAAGGTGGAGCGCCGGTTCGGCTGGGACACCCACGGCCTTCCGGCGGAGCTGGAGGCTCAACGTCAACTCGGCATCACCGAGAAGGCGCAGATCGAAGAACTCGGCATCGACGAGTTCAACGAGGCGTGCCGCGCGTCGGTGATGAAGTACTCCGAGGAGTGGCGGGACTACGTGACCCGTCAAGCCCGGTGGGTCGACTTCGACAACGACTACAAGACCTTGGACCTCGGCTTCATGGAGTCGGTGCTGTGGGCCTTCAAACAGCTGTGGGAGAAGGGCCTGGCCTACGAGGGCAATCGCGTTCTGCCGTACTGCTGGAACGACGAGACCCCGCTGTCCAGCCATGAACTGCGGATGGACGACGACGTCTACCAGAACCGGCAGGACCCCGCGGTCACCGTGGGGTTCCGCATCACCGCCGAGGGAGCTCTGGCGGGCGCCCACCTGCTGGTGTGGACGACGACGCCGTGGACGTTGCCGTCGAATCAGGCCGTGGCCGTCAACCCGGAGGTGACCTACGTTCTCGTGGAGGGGTCCGACGGGACGCGTTACGTCCTTGCCGAGCCCCGGCTTTCGGCGTACGCCCGGGAATTGGGTGAGTCACCGACGGTGCTCGATTCCTACCCCGGCCGGGACCTGCTCGGCCTGCGGTACCTTCCGCCATTCTCCTACTTCATGGACTCGCCCAACGCCTTTCGCGTGCTGCCGGGGGACTTCGTCACCACCGAGGACGGCACCGGCATCGTGCACATGGCGCCCGCCTACGGTGAGGACGACAAGGCCACCGCCGATGCGGCCGACATCGAGGCGGTCACGCCGGTCGACTCCAAGGGCAGGTTCGACGCCACGGTGCCGGACTACACGGGGCAACTCGTCTTCGACGCCAACCCACAGATCATCCGCGACCTGAAGAACCAGTCGGGCCCCGCCGCCGCGAACGGGGCGATCCTGCTACGGCACGAGACCTACGATCACTCCTACCCGCACTGCTGGCGGTGCCGGAACCCGTTGATCTATCGGGCGGTGTCGTCGTGGTTCATCAAGGTCACCGCGTTCCGCGACCGGATGGTCGAGCTCAATCAGCAGATCACGTGGTACCCGGAGCACGTCAAGGACGGCCAGTTCGGCAAGTGGCTGTCGAATGCCCGGGATTGGTCGATCTCGCGAAACCGGTACTGGGGCAGCCCGATTCCGGTGTGGAAGTCCGATGACCCGACGTATCCCCGGGTCGACGTCTACGGCAGCCTCGACGAGCTGGAACGCGACTTCGGGGTACGCCCGGAGGATCTGCACCGCCCGTACATCGACGAGCTGACGCGGCCCAATCCAGACGATCCCACTGGCACGTCGACCATGCGGCGTATCGAGGACGTGTTCGACGTGTGGTTCGACTCGGGTTCGATGCCCTACGCGCAGGTGCACTATCCGTTCGAGAACGTCGACTGGTTCGAGGGCCACAACCCCGCCGACTTCATCGTGGAGTACATCGGTCAGACCCGGGGCTGGTTCTACCTGTTGCACGTGCTCGCCACGGCGCTGTTCGACCGTCCCGCGTTCCGGACCTGCGTGTCCCACGGCATCGTGCTGGGTAGCGACGGGCAGAAGATGAGCAAGTCGCTGCGCAACTATCCCGACGTCACCGAGGTGTTCGACCGGGACGGCTCGGATGCGATGCGGTGGTTCCTCATGGCGTCGCCGATCCTTCGCGGTGGCAACCTGGTGGTCACCGAGCAGGGCATCCGCGAGGGTGTGCGCCAGGTCTTGCTGCCGTTCTGGAACGCCTACTCCTTCCTCGCGCTGTACGCACCCGAGAAGGGGACCTGGCGCACCGATTCCACCAACGTCCTCGATCGCTACATCCTGGCGAAACTCTCCGTGCTCCGGGACGACCTGACCACGTCGCTGGACGTCTGCGACATCTCGGTCGCCTGCGAACAGTTGCGCCAGTTCACCGACGCCTTGACGAATTGGTATGTGCGACGGTCGCGGTCGCGATTCTGGGATGAGGATCGCGACGCGATCGACACGCTGCACACGGTGCTCGAGGTCACCGCGAGACTGGCGGCTCCGCTGCTACCGCTGATCGCGGAGGTGATCTGGCGGGGTATCACCGACGGTCGGTCGGTGCACCTGACGGATTGGCCGACCGCGGCCGAACTGCCCGCCGATCCCGATCTGGTGACCGCCATGGACCAGGTCCGGGACGTGTGCTCGGTGGCATCGTCGGTGCGCAAGGCCAAGAAGCTGCGCGTGCGCCTGCCCCTCCCGAAACTCACCGTGGCGGTGGAGACTCCGCGAGCCCTCGAACCGTTCGTGGACCTGATCGCCGACGAGTTGAACGTAAAAACCGTCGAGTTGACCGACGACATCGACGCCTACGGACGGTTCGAGCTCGCGGTCAACGCGAAGGTCGCGGGTCCGCGGCTGGGCAAGGACGTCCAGGCCGCAATCAAGGCGGTGAAGGCCGGCGAGGGTGTGGTCAATGCCGATGGCACGCTGACGGCGGGACCCGCCACGTTGCAGCCCGCGGAGTACACCTCGAAACTGGTTGCGGCAGAACCGGAGTGGACGGCCGCGCTACCCGAAGGGGCGGGGCTCGTCGTGCTCGACGGCACGCTCACGCCCGAACTGGAAGCCGAGGGCTGGGCCAAGGATCGCATCCGTGAGCTGCAGGACCTCCGCAAGTCCACCGGCCTGGACGTCTCGGACCGGATCACCGTGACGATGTCGGTGCCGCCGGAGCGCCGAGACTGGGCGACGGCTCACGCCGACCTCATCGCGGGCGAGATCTTGGCCACCGCCTTCGAATTCGGCGAGCCGGTCGACGGTGCCGACATCGGCGACGGCGTACGGGTATCGATCGTCAAGGTCTGA